The genomic window taacatcggcggcgtattaaaggctggctaacatcagaagtgctttctggaacctgtgcaaggaatcaatCAGAACCTcgtgtaccacatatgtaagaccaatcctggagtatgcggccccagcatggagcccgtaccttgtcaagctgaagacgaagcaggaaaaagttcagaggtatgccactaaactagtcccataactaagaggcatgctttatgaggaaagactgcgtgaaatacacctcacgaccctggaagactgaagagtaaggggaggcattatcactacctacaaatttctCAGAGAGGTTGACAggttagataaagataaactgtttaacatgggtggtacgcgaacaaggggacacaggtggagactgagtacctacatgagccacagggaccttagaaagaacgttttcagtgtcatagttaacaggtggaatgcattaggcagtgatgtggtagagactgactccatacacagtttcaaaagtagatattatagagcccagtaggctcaggattctgtacaccagttgaatgacagttgagaggcgggaccaaagagccaaagctcaaccctcgcaagcacaactaggtgagtacacacacacacacacatttgcctCATGTAGACACACATTCACACATTCGCAGCACAGAGAGAAGGAGAGACCaatagagagacagacagacagaaagagagagatggaACTAATTGAcgtgaactatcaggggaaagcaccaagcaatTACGACTCTTATAGCACTTGAACTGGATCTGGACAAGgatgcactgtggagaaatgcccgacagaccacaggaacattatctaacacagtgcacagttacaaccacaacagaccactggaacattatctaacacagtgcacagttacaaacccattaagatttcaacttagattcaatagagcagaagaagttgttaaacacatatggcaaaatcttactgaagtgaccatacgagtcataaatactcatactccgcccaagtaaaatagaaacaagcaacacttggtgggccagccagaggcttaggggcccacgcaggaatatccctgaaaaaaaaaaaaaaaaaaaaaaaaaaaaaaaaaaaaaaaaggacaagAATTTGTGAAAGgacggggagtggggggggggggggggtggagattaGTCGGGTCGGCGGGACATGCAGGTCGGcgtcgggattgaacgccgacctgtaagaagcgagaccgtcggtctgccgtccagcccaagtggttggaccagaAAGAGATGGAGAGAAACAGaatgagaaagaaagagagagagaccgacaggggaaagatagaaagagagagagagacggacagaCAAACAAGTAGATTCAGACAGACAGAAATACTAACAGAAGAGAAAAACTTTAGAAGTACAAAGAAATAAAAATAATGCATTGGCGGCGGTCGCGAGAGCGCGTTCCAGCAGTCTCGGGAGCGCGGTTCCAGCAGTCTCAGGAGAGCGGTTCCAGCAGTCTCAGGAGCGCGGTTCCAGCAGTCGCAGGAGCGCAGTTCCAGCAGTCCCAGGAGCGCGGTTCCAGCAGTCGCAGGAGCGCAGTTCCAGCAGTCGCAGGAGCGCAGTTCCAGCAGTCGCAGGAGTGCGGTTCCAGCAGTCGCAGGAGCGCGGTTCCAGCAGTCGCAGGAGCGCGGTTCCAGCAGTCGCAGGAGCGCGGTTCCAGCAGTCGCAGGAGCGCGACTCTAGACACCGCAGGAGCGCGACTCTAGACACCACAGAAGCGCGACTCTAGACACCGCAGGAGCGCGACTCTAGACACCGCAGGAGCGCGACTCTAGACACCGCAGGAGCGCGACTCTAGACACCGCAGGAGCGCGACTCTAGCAACCGTAGGAGCGCTCCGGATTTCATCTCCGGTGAAGATCATTCATTGTGAGACTTCAGAGTGTTCTTGACTCTGGATTTGACCGTGTCCTGAGCGTCCCACATGGCTCCCGCCATGTTGGACACGGTCTGCGACACGGTGTCGTTTATTACGGGCAGATTGTCTGCTATGTCCGATAGATTGTAGGTCAAGTCATCGACCTTTTCCTTTAAGTCTATTATTGGATCAGAGTAGGTTATTCGCTCTACCAACTCCGGTAGGGCCTGTGTCACCCCTGCCAGCGACTCCTTTATACCAACCAGCGCATCCTTACCGACCAGCGCCTCTTTCATTCCTATCATTGAATCTTTCATGACGCCGAGCGCATCCTAACCGACCAGTGCCTTCTTCATCCCTACCATCGAGTCTTTCATCCCTACCATCGAGTCTTTCACGCCCACCATTGAACCCTTCATGACGTCGAGCGCATCAGTGGCGACCAGCGCCTCTTTCACGCCCACCAGGCAATCCTTCACGCCCGTCAGCGTCACCTTCATTCCCCCTATGAGGTCTGGACCGGGTGGTGGGGGCGCTGGCCGGTTGATTTGGTGGAGATGGAAATTCATTCCGGGACCAAGCGGCTCGTATCTCGAGCCAGATGGTGGGGGCGCTGGCCGGTTGATTTGGTGGAGATGGAAATTCATTCCGGGACCAAGCGGCTCGTATCTCGAGCCAGGTGGTGGGGGCGCTGGCCGGTTAATTTGGTGGAGATGGAAATTCATTCCTGGACCAAGCGGCTCGTATCTCGAGCCAGATGACCCGTTCCCCATTCCCGAGGGGGGTTTCCATGTTCCCGAGGGGGTATTCCCCATTCTCGATGGGGAGTTCCCCATTCCCGAGAAGGTGTTCCATGTCCCCGAGGGAGTGTTCTGCGTTCCCGAAGGGGGATCCCGGAATGCCGATGGAGGAATTCTCGGTACAAACGGCTCGTTTCTCACTGGGGAAGGAGGGTTCCCTATTCCCTCTTCCATTTGCCTCAGGTCAATCCGAGGCGTCATCACACCGTGATGTGGGAACACGGTGTGGTTCTGGACCGCCATTTCATGGTGTCCGCGCTCATGTTCCCGTTGGAGCCGGTGAGCAGGGAGCCTCCAACCGTGATACTGGGTCCTGATGCCGTCCTGGACTGCTTCGTCACGGGGGGCTTCGTCACGGTGGGCTTCGTCACGGTGGGCTTCGTGGTTTTGCTCCCGTTGGAGCCGGTGAGCATGGACCCACTCACAGTGTTGTGGGGACCTGATGCCGTCCTGGACTGCTTCGTCACGGGGGGCTTCGTCACGGGGGGCTTCGTCACGGGGTTGCTCGGGGTTCTGCTCATTCACCTGGGGTAGGGGCTCCTGGTCCTGCGCCTGGGGGTCTTGTTTTGTCTTTGACTTCTTCTTCTTCGATTTCTTCGTCTTCACCCGTTTTACCACCCACTTGGAAAATCTAATTATTTGCTCGCCAATGATACACATGACTTTTACTATTTAGAAAACCtaaaaaagtttttattaattttaaattaaacattagcaataaattaTGTGTAGAGGTGCAAAGGGAGATGGTGGGTGGTATTTCACGGGATTAGGTCAACAGTATTCATGCACATGTACTCTTCCACATGTGCTCATCCACATGTGACTGGTATCCCTCCCTCCCCTGGCCCACAACCACGCCCTCACAGACCTGGAGCCACACAACTATCAGTAGACCATGGTCCACACAACTAGCAGTAGACTATGGTCCTCATGGTCCACACAACAAACTACTAGTAGACCATGGTCCACACATCTAGCAGTAGACCATGGTCCTCATGGTCCACACAACTAGCAGTAGACCATGGTCCTCATGGTCCACACAACTAGCAGTAGACCATGGTCTACACAACTAGCAGTAGACCATGGTCCACACAACAAACTACTAGTAGACCATGGTCCACACAACTAGCAGTAGACCATGGTCCTCATGGTCCACACAACTAGCAGTAGACCATGGTCCACACAACTAGCAGTAGACCATGGTCCACACAACAAACTACTAGTAGACCATGGTCCACACAACTAGCAGTAGACCATGGTCCTTATGGTCCACACAACTAGCAGTAGACCATGGTCCTTATGGTCCACACAACTAGCAGTAGACCATGGTCCTTATGGTCCACACAACTAGCAGTAGACCATGGTCTACACACCTAGCAGTAGACCATGGTCCACACAATTAGCAGTAGACCATGGTCCACACAACTAGCAGtagaccatggtcctcaccactaGCAGTAGACCATGGTCCACACAACTAGCAGTAGACCATGGCCCACACAACTACCAGTAGACCATGGTCCACACAACTAGCAGTAGACCATGGTCCACACAACTACCAGTAGACCATGGTCCACACAACTAGCAGTAGACATTGGTCCTCATGGTCCACACAACTAGCAGTAGACCATGGTCCTCATGGTCCACACAACTAGCAGTAGACCATGGTCCTCACAACTAGCAGTAGACCATGGTCCTCATGGTCCACACAACTAGCAGTAGACCATGGTCCACACAACTAGCAGTAGACCATGGTCCACACAACTAGCAGTGGACCATGGTCCTCACAACTAGCAGTAGACCATGGTCCACACAACTAGCAGTAGACCGTGGTCCACACAACTAGCAGTAGACCATGGTCCTCATGGTCCACACAACTAGCAGTAGACCATGGTCCACACAACTAGCAGTAGACCATGGTCCACACAACTAGCAGTAGACCATGGTCCTCATGGTCCACACAACAAACCAACAGTCATGTCCCCTGTGGGTCCTTCTCATGGGTGAGAGCAGCAGTAATTACCGCCATCAGCAACTGGTAACGACCAGGTACAGGTAACTCCTTGTTACAGAGGGCCAGacacctcctgctgctgcttaaCTCGTATGTCCCACACCttgctgacgtgtgtgtgtgtgtgtgtgtgtgtgtgtgtactcacctagttgtgtttgcgggggttgagctctggctctttggtcccgcctctcaaccgtcaatcaacaggtgtacagattcctgagcctactgggctctatcatatctacatttgaaactgtgtatggagtcagcctctaccacatcacttcctagtgcattccatttactaactactctgacactgaaaaagttctttctaatgtctctgtggttcatttgggtactcagcttccacctgtgtcccattgtgcctgtgccacccgtgttaaataatccatccttgtccaccctgtcaattcccctgagaattttgtatgtggtgatcatgtctcccctagctcttctgtcttccagcgacgtgaggtgcagttcacgtagt from Procambarus clarkii isolate CNS0578487 chromosome 94, FALCON_Pclarkii_2.0, whole genome shotgun sequence includes these protein-coding regions:
- the LOC138359987 gene encoding submandibular gland secretory Glx-rich protein CB-like, with the protein product MHWRRSRERVPAVSGARFQQSQESGSSSLRSAVPAVAGAQFQQSQERGSSSRRSAVPAVAGAQFQQSQECGSSSRRSAVPAVAGARFQQSQERGSSSRRSATLDTAGARL